In Leptospira selangorensis, the following are encoded in one genomic region:
- a CDS encoding PTS sugar transporter subunit IIA, with amino-acid sequence MNQLLALLKPETVIFEIEGSSKEEVINQLLQKAVDSTLIARDDRDLVYESLMAREKSMSTGIGSGVAIPHCSVNLVDELKCVMGLSRKGIDFDAIDHLPVHIFILLIVPKSKFQEHIKTLAQIAKTLNVKEDREKLILSKNFEEIRKAFSA; translated from the coding sequence ATGAACCAGCTCCTCGCTTTACTTAAGCCAGAGACTGTAATTTTTGAAATAGAAGGTTCTTCTAAGGAAGAAGTGATTAACCAACTTCTCCAAAAGGCCGTCGACTCTACGCTAATTGCTAGAGACGATAGGGATCTCGTGTACGAATCTCTCATGGCGCGAGAAAAGTCCATGTCTACCGGTATCGGCAGTGGGGTAGCGATCCCGCATTGTTCGGTCAATCTTGTGGATGAACTCAAATGTGTGATGGGTCTTTCTCGAAAGGGAATCGATTTTGATGCAATCGACCATCTTCCCGTTCATATTTTTATTCTTCTAATCGTTCCTAAATCCAAATTCCAAGAACATATCAAAACTCTGGCGCAGATCGCAAAAACCCTCAACGTAAAAGAGGATCGTGAAAAACTGATCCTTTCCAAAAATTTCGAAGAGATCCGGAAAGCTTTCTCTGCGTGA